A genomic region of Polynucleobacter necessarius contains the following coding sequences:
- the rpoC gene encoding DNA-directed RNA polymerase subunit beta', translating into MKALLDLFKQTQGDEQFDVIKIGLASPEKIRSWSFGEVRKPETINYRTFKPERDGLFCAKIFGPTKDYECLCGKYKRLKFRGVICEKCGVEVTLAKVRRERMGHIELAAPVAHIWFLKSLPSRLGMVLDMTLRDIERVLYFEAYVVVDPGMTPEGAMRRGQIMSEDEYIAKTEEYGDGAFTAIMGAEGIRDLLRSIDIDREVETIRADLKATGSDAKIKKYAKRLKVLEAFQTSGIKPDWMIMEVLPVLPPELRPLVPLDGGRFATSDLNDLYRRVINRNNRLKRLLELRAPEIIVRNEKRMLQEAVDSLLDNGRRGKAMTGANKRPLKSLAEMIKGKSGRFRQNLLGKRVDYSGRSVIVVGPTLKLHQCGLPKLMALELFKPFIFNKLETLGIATTIKAAKKEVESQTPIVWDILEEVIREHPIMLNRAPTLHRLGIQAFEPMLIEGKAIQLHPLVCAAFNADFDGDQMAVHVPLSLEAQMEARTLMLASNNVLFPANGEPSIDPSQDVVLGLYYATRDKINGKGEGMVFANITEVVRAYEAGQVELASRVAVRITEYEIVDKKAEGDARFAEKTKIYQTSVGRAILSEILPKGMSFEEINKPLKKKEISRLINTSFRKCGLRETVIFADRLLQSGFRLATNAGISVAIDDMLIATSKERIITDASAKVKEYDKQFMSGLVTNQERYNNVVDIWGAAGDQVGKAMMDELSHVDVLDRNGKTVRQESFNSIYMMADSGARGSAAQIRQLAGMRGLMAKPDGSIIETPITANFREGLNVLQYFISTHGARKGLADTALKTANSGYLTRRLCDVTQDLVVIEEDCGATSGVTMKALVEGGEIIEALRDRILGRVCIGDIVHPDTQEVIVPNDTLLDEDHVDQIVALGIDEVKVRTVLSCLTRFGLCAKCYGRDLGRGGLVNVGEAVGVIAAQSIGEPGTQLTMRTFHIGGAASRALVASNIEAKSNGSLKFSGTMRVVKNAKGEQIVISRSGEALIVDENGRERERHKVPYGATLLLKEDAAVKAGASLATWDPLTRPIISEYAGIARFDNVEEGVTVAKQVDEVTGLSTLVVIDGKRRSAASKGVRPMINLVDDKGNEVMIAGTDHPVNVGLQVGALITVKDGQKVEVGEVLARIPIESQKTRDITGGLPRVAELFEARSPKDAAVLAKVTGTVSFGKETKGKQRLVITDMDGEANEFLIPKEKQVLVHDGQVVNKGEMIVEGPADPHDILTLKGIEELAIYIVDEVQDVYRLQGVKINDKHIEVIVRQMLRRVQVTDPGDTSFITGEQVERSKLYDANDAVIAQGKHPAQFDNVLLGITKASLSTDSFISAASFQETTRVLTEAAIMGKTDTLRGLKENVIIGRLIPAGTGLSYRRARKVISQFERDRAQMIAAEEEAMANMPVEIEAEVVAPTGEADPS; encoded by the coding sequence ATGAAAGCATTGCTCGATTTATTTAAGCAAACGCAGGGTGATGAGCAGTTTGATGTCATCAAGATTGGACTCGCATCTCCTGAGAAAATTCGCTCATGGTCTTTTGGTGAAGTACGCAAACCAGAAACTATCAACTACCGGACTTTTAAGCCCGAGCGTGATGGTTTGTTCTGCGCCAAGATTTTTGGACCAACCAAAGACTACGAGTGCTTATGCGGCAAGTACAAGCGCTTAAAGTTCCGTGGCGTTATCTGCGAGAAGTGCGGTGTTGAAGTAACTCTCGCTAAGGTACGTCGTGAGCGCATGGGCCACATTGAGTTGGCAGCCCCTGTAGCGCACATCTGGTTCTTGAAGTCCTTGCCATCCCGTTTGGGCATGGTTCTCGATATGACATTGCGTGATATCGAGCGCGTACTCTACTTTGAAGCATATGTAGTTGTTGATCCTGGCATGACTCCTGAAGGCGCAATGAGGCGTGGTCAGATCATGTCTGAAGATGAATACATTGCTAAGACTGAAGAGTATGGTGACGGTGCATTTACTGCCATCATGGGCGCGGAAGGTATTCGTGACCTCTTGCGTTCGATTGATATCGATCGTGAAGTAGAGACTATTCGTGCTGATTTAAAGGCCACTGGTAGCGATGCCAAGATCAAGAAATACGCTAAGCGCTTAAAAGTGCTCGAGGCGTTCCAGACTTCAGGCATTAAGCCTGACTGGATGATCATGGAAGTGTTGCCAGTATTGCCACCAGAGTTGCGCCCATTGGTGCCATTGGATGGCGGTCGCTTTGCTACTTCCGATTTGAACGACCTCTACCGTCGTGTGATCAACCGTAACAACCGCTTGAAGCGTTTGTTAGAGTTGCGCGCACCAGAGATCATCGTTCGTAACGAAAAGCGCATGTTGCAAGAAGCGGTTGACTCATTGCTTGACAACGGTCGTCGCGGTAAGGCTATGACTGGCGCTAACAAGCGTCCTCTCAAGTCCTTGGCTGAGATGATTAAAGGTAAGAGCGGTCGTTTCCGTCAAAACTTGTTGGGTAAACGCGTTGACTACTCTGGTCGTTCAGTCATCGTGGTTGGTCCTACATTGAAATTGCATCAGTGCGGCTTACCAAAATTGATGGCCTTGGAATTATTCAAGCCATTCATTTTCAACAAGCTGGAAACTTTAGGAATTGCAACCACTATTAAGGCTGCGAAGAAAGAAGTTGAAAGCCAGACTCCAATCGTTTGGGACATTCTCGAAGAAGTGATTCGTGAACATCCAATCATGTTGAACCGTGCTCCTACATTGCACCGTCTCGGTATTCAGGCTTTCGAGCCAATGCTGATTGAAGGTAAAGCAATCCAATTGCACCCATTAGTCTGCGCGGCATTTAACGCTGACTTTGACGGTGACCAAATGGCGGTTCACGTTCCTTTGTCGCTCGAAGCGCAAATGGAAGCACGTACATTGATGTTGGCTTCGAACAACGTATTGTTCCCAGCTAACGGCGAGCCATCAATCGATCCTTCACAGGACGTGGTGTTGGGTCTGTACTACGCTACACGTGACAAGATCAACGGTAAGGGCGAAGGCATGGTTTTCGCCAACATTACTGAAGTAGTGCGTGCATACGAAGCAGGTCAAGTTGAATTGGCTTCTCGTGTTGCTGTGCGTATTACTGAGTATGAGATTGTGGACAAGAAGGCAGAAGGCGATGCGCGTTTTGCTGAGAAGACCAAGATCTATCAAACATCAGTTGGCCGTGCAATCTTGTCTGAGATTTTGCCCAAAGGCATGTCTTTCGAGGAAATTAACAAGCCTTTGAAGAAAAAAGAAATCTCACGTTTGATCAACACATCATTCCGCAAGTGCGGTTTGCGTGAAACAGTGATTTTTGCTGATCGTCTCTTGCAGTCTGGTTTCCGTTTGGCAACCAATGCTGGTATCTCTGTTGCGATCGACGATATGTTGATCGCAACATCCAAAGAACGCATCATTACTGATGCTTCTGCCAAGGTTAAGGAATATGATAAGCAGTTCATGTCAGGTCTCGTAACCAATCAAGAGCGTTATAACAACGTGGTTGATATTTGGGGTGCCGCAGGTGACCAAGTTGGTAAGGCAATGATGGATGAGTTGTCACACGTTGACGTACTCGACCGCAATGGCAAAACTGTGCGTCAAGAATCCTTTAACTCTATCTACATGATGGCGGATTCTGGTGCCCGCGGATCTGCAGCGCAGATTCGTCAGTTGGCTGGTATGCGTGGTTTGATGGCTAAGCCTGATGGCTCCATTATTGAGACCCCAATTACTGCGAACTTCCGTGAAGGTTTGAACGTGTTGCAGTACTTCATCTCAACCCATGGCGCTCGTAAAGGTCTAGCCGATACAGCGTTGAAGACAGCGAACTCTGGTTACTTGACACGTCGTTTATGTGACGTAACTCAAGATCTCGTGGTGATCGAAGAGGATTGCGGCGCAACTTCTGGCGTAACGATGAAGGCGCTTGTTGAAGGCGGCGAAATTATCGAAGCATTGCGTGACCGTATTTTGGGTCGTGTATGTATCGGTGACATCGTTCATCCTGACACACAAGAAGTTATTGTTCCTAACGACACATTGCTCGACGAGGATCATGTTGATCAAATCGTTGCATTGGGCATCGACGAAGTTAAAGTTCGTACAGTATTGTCTTGCTTAACTCGCTTTGGCTTGTGCGCTAAGTGCTACGGACGTGATCTAGGACGCGGTGGTTTGGTGAACGTTGGCGAAGCAGTAGGCGTTATCGCTGCTCAGTCTATCGGTGAGCCGGGCACACAGTTGACTATGCGTACCTTCCACATCGGTGGTGCAGCTTCACGTGCATTGGTTGCGAGCAATATTGAAGCCAAATCAAATGGTTCTTTGAAGTTCTCCGGAACGATGCGCGTTGTTAAAAACGCAAAAGGTGAGCAGATCGTGATTTCACGTTCTGGCGAAGCCTTGATCGTTGACGAGAATGGTCGCGAGCGTGAGCGTCATAAAGTGCCTTACGGTGCAACTCTCTTGTTGAAAGAAGATGCAGCAGTGAAGGCCGGCGCAAGCTTGGCGACATGGGATCCATTAACACGTCCGATTATTTCTGAGTACGCTGGTATCGCTCGTTTCGATAACGTCGAAGAGGGTGTAACTGTTGCGAAGCAGGTTGACGAAGTTACCGGTCTTTCCACTTTGGTGGTTATTGACGGTAAGCGTCGCTCTGCAGCAAGCAAAGGCGTTCGCCCAATGATCAACTTGGTTGATGACAAGGGTAACGAAGTCATGATCGCTGGCACTGATCACCCAGTAAACGTTGGCCTCCAAGTAGGCGCTTTGATTACTGTTAAGGATGGTCAAAAGGTCGAAGTTGGTGAAGTGTTGGCACGTATTCCAATCGAATCACAGAAGACTCGCGACATTACCGGTGGTTTGCCACGTGTTGCAGAATTGTTCGAAGCACGCTCACCAAAAGACGCCGCTGTATTGGCGAAAGTCACTGGAACAGTTTCCTTCGGCAAAGAAACCAAAGGTAAACAACGTTTGGTGATTACCGATATGGATGGTGAAGCCAATGAATTCTTGATTCCTAAAGAGAAGCAAGTTCTCGTTCATGACGGTCAAGTTGTGAACAAGGGCGAGATGATTGTGGAAGGCCCTGCTGATCCACATGACATCTTGACTCTCAAAGGTATCGAAGAGTTGGCTATCTACATCGTTGACGAAGTTCAGGACGTTTATCGTCTCCAGGGTGTGAAGATTAATGACAAGCACATTGAGGTTATCGTGCGTCAGATGTTGCGTCGTGTTCAGGTAACTGATCCAGGCGATACATCATTCATCACTGGTGAACAGGTTGAGCGTTCTAAGTTGTATGACGCAAACGATGCTGTGATTGCCCAAGGTAAGCACCCAGCTCAGTTCGATAACGTGTTGCTTGGTATTACTAAGGCATCCTTGTCGACCGATAGCTTCATTTCAGCGGCTTCTTTCCAAGAAACCACCCGCGTATTGACCGAAGCCGCAATTATGGGCAAAACCGATACACTCCGTGGCCTCAAGGAAAACGTCATTATTGGTCGTCTGATCCCAGCTGGTACCGGCTTGTCATATCGCCGTGCACGCAAGGTCATATCGCAATTCGAGCGTGATCGCGCTCAAATGATTGCCGCCGAAGAGGAGGCAATGGCCAATATGCCTGTAGAAATAGAGGCTGAAGTCGTTGCTCCTACTGGGGAGGCTGATCCAAGCTAA
- the rpsL gene encoding 30S ribosomal protein S12, producing the protein MPTINQLIRNPRSRLIVKSKSPAVENSPQRRGVCTRVYTTTPKKPNSALRKVAKVRLTNGFEVISYIGGEGHNLQEHSVVLIRGGRVKDLPGVRYHIVRGSLDLQGVKDRKQSRSKYGAKRAKKSA; encoded by the coding sequence ATGCCAACAATTAATCAATTAATACGCAATCCAAGATCCAGGCTTATCGTTAAAAGCAAGAGCCCTGCAGTGGAAAACAGTCCGCAGCGCCGTGGTGTTTGTACACGTGTGTACACCACTACTCCTAAAAAGCCTAACTCTGCGCTTCGTAAAGTAGCCAAAGTTCGCTTAACCAATGGTTTTGAGGTGATTTCATACATTGGTGGTGAAGGCCATAACCTCCAGGAACACTCAGTAGTGTTAATCCGTGGTGGCCGTGTAAAGGATTTGCCAGGTGTTCGTTACCACATCGTTCGTGGCTCACTTGACTTGCAAGGTGTTAAAGACCGTAAGCAGTCACGTTCCAAGTACGGTGCTAAGCGCGCTAAGAAATCTGCTTAA
- the rpsG gene encoding 30S ribosomal protein S7 translates to MPRRREVPKREILPDPKFGNVEVAKFMNVLMLDGKKSVAERIVYGAFDHIEKKANKEPLEVFSTAMGNVKPMVEVKSRRVGGANYQVPVEVRPSRRSALAMRWVREAAKKRGEKSMAQRLANELLEAAEGRGGAMKKREEVHRMAEANKAFSHFRF, encoded by the coding sequence ATGCCACGTCGTCGTGAAGTTCCCAAACGGGAAATTTTGCCGGATCCAAAATTCGGAAATGTAGAAGTAGCTAAATTCATGAACGTCCTCATGTTGGACGGCAAGAAATCGGTTGCAGAGCGTATCGTTTACGGTGCCTTTGATCACATCGAGAAAAAAGCAAACAAAGAGCCACTCGAAGTTTTCTCAACAGCTATGGGCAACGTTAAGCCAATGGTTGAGGTGAAGAGCCGTCGTGTTGGTGGTGCTAACTATCAGGTTCCTGTTGAAGTTCGCCCATCACGCCGTTCTGCTTTGGCAATGCGCTGGGTGCGCGAAGCCGCTAAAAAGCGCGGTGAGAAATCCATGGCACAACGTTTGGCCAACGAATTATTAGAAGCTGCAGAAGGTCGCGGCGGAGCAATGAAGAAGCGTGAAGAAGTTCACCGTATGGCAGAAGCTAACAAAGCTTTCTCACATTTCCGCTTCTAA